AGAAAGAGATTGATGAGTTCTTTAAGCTGCCACTGGAAGAGAAGCAGAAGTTTGGTCAATTAAAGGGAGATATACAAGGATATGGACAAATGTTCGTCGTATCCGACGAGCAGAAGCTTGATTGGGCAGACATGCTTTACCTGATCACGCTTCCTGAAAATCTCAGGAAACCCCACATTTTGCCAAAATTCCCTCCTTCTTTAAGGTCAACAAATTTATTAATTTCCCTCGAAAAATATGAATATTCAAGGTACAAGAAGCTATTATTAAACAAAAACGATAACACTATAAATTTGCAGAAATGTTGTAGAGGCTTATTCAGCGGAGCTAAAGAAACTGGCCATGAAACTTCTCAACATTATGGCCAGAGCCCTAGAAATCAAACCAGAGGAAATAGAAACGCTCTTTGAAGAAGGCTTGCAGTCAATGAGGATGAACTACTACCCTCCATGCCCACAGCCAGATCAAGTTATCGGACTTTCCTCCCATAGCGACGGTGATGGCCTTACCTTCATTCTTGAACTTAATGATACCCAAGGTCTCCAGGTCAGGAAAGACGGCACTTGGGTTAATGTTAAACCACTGCCTTCTGCTTTCGTTGCAAACATTGGAGACGTAATGGAGGTATATATATGTATTAATGTTATATAGGCAAATGTTTAATCGTTGATATAATATGTTAATgtagttatatatatatacttattacCATAAGTATACATGTTTATGGaggtatatatatacttgttttAGGGGGACACCTGTCCCCCGTGCCCCGTGCCCCTTACTAGATCCTCCTCTGCTTATTGACA
The sequence above is drawn from the Apium graveolens cultivar Ventura chromosome 2, ASM990537v1, whole genome shotgun sequence genome and encodes:
- the LOC141706438 gene encoding oxoglutarate-dependent flavonoid 7-O-demethylase 1-like, with amino-acid sequence MEILWKVSLTNYTFACKEWGFFQLINHGVCNSLIEEFKKEIDEFFKLPLEEKQKFGQLKGDIQGYGQMFVVSDEQKLDWADMLYLITLPENLRKPHILPKFPPSLRNVVEAYSAELKKLAMKLLNIMARALEIKPEEIETLFEEGLQSMRMNYYPPCPQPDQVIGLSSHSDGDGLTFILELNDTQGLQVRKDGTWVNVKPLPSAFVANIGDVMEVLSNGTYPSIEHRGVVNSVKARMSLATFLSPSIHGEFGPAPSLLSSGTPPKFRRIGSLDYLKGAFAQKELAGKSFINTLRI